From a region of the Flexistipes sp. genome:
- a CDS encoding FAD-linked oxidase C-terminal domain-containing protein, giving the protein MKKSVLKKFQKIVGKENCFISPEETSGYCFDAFAKSNVFPEVVVAPENAECIPEIIRLCNEENLAVVTRGAGTNLSGGTLPFEGSCVLLTTKLNKIKEINKADHYAVVDAGVVTTDIANAAVKAGLFYPPDPGSMNISTIGGNVAENAGGLRGLKYGVTKDYLMGLTLFDAEANKVIGGGRTVKQVTGFNLPGLFAGSEGLLGIMTEFVLKLIPPPESSRSMLVIYDNILKACDTVSEIIAENILPATMELMDNFTIKTVEEATAIGLPVDAGALLLLEIDGHHAQVADEFEKVKYICEKNGGHLKTAEDEESRNKIWEARRKALSSLARLKPTLILEDATVPRSKISSMMSSIMDISRKYEITIGTFGHAGDGNLHPTILTDKRDKEEMLRVEKAVDEIFSVALNLGGTLSGEHGVGTAKAKYLEMEYGSGTVKFMKNLKKGVDAGNVLNPGKMGL; this is encoded by the coding sequence TTGAAAAAAAGTGTGCTGAAAAAGTTTCAGAAGATTGTTGGCAAAGAAAACTGCTTTATCTCCCCTGAGGAAACATCAGGTTATTGCTTTGATGCTTTTGCTAAAAGTAATGTTTTCCCTGAGGTTGTAGTTGCCCCTGAAAATGCGGAGTGTATCCCTGAAATTATCAGGTTGTGTAATGAAGAAAATCTGGCTGTTGTCACACGAGGGGCAGGGACAAATCTAAGCGGAGGAACGCTACCTTTTGAAGGCAGCTGCGTCCTGCTTACAACGAAGCTTAACAAAATAAAAGAGATAAATAAGGCTGATCATTACGCCGTAGTTGATGCCGGTGTTGTAACAACTGATATTGCAAATGCAGCAGTAAAAGCAGGTCTTTTCTATCCGCCGGATCCCGGCAGCATGAATATTTCCACTATTGGAGGAAATGTGGCGGAGAATGCCGGTGGACTCAGAGGCTTAAAGTACGGTGTTACAAAAGACTATCTGATGGGGCTTACACTTTTTGATGCTGAAGCTAATAAGGTTATAGGCGGAGGCAGAACTGTAAAACAGGTTACGGGATTTAATCTGCCGGGACTTTTTGCAGGCTCGGAAGGCCTTTTGGGAATTATGACAGAATTTGTGTTGAAACTTATTCCACCGCCGGAGAGTTCCCGGTCAATGCTCGTCATATATGATAATATTTTAAAAGCATGTGACACTGTTTCAGAAATAATTGCTGAGAATATACTTCCGGCCACAATGGAACTAATGGATAATTTTACCATCAAAACAGTGGAGGAAGCCACTGCAATAGGGCTGCCGGTTGATGCGGGTGCGCTGTTGCTGCTGGAGATTGACGGACATCATGCACAAGTGGCTGATGAATTTGAGAAGGTGAAATATATTTGTGAGAAAAACGGCGGACATCTGAAAACAGCGGAAGATGAGGAATCCAGAAATAAAATATGGGAAGCCAGGCGCAAGGCTTTGAGCAGCCTTGCGAGATTAAAACCGACGCTTATCCTTGAGGATGCAACCGTTCCAAGAAGCAAAATTTCCTCCATGATGTCTTCTATTATGGATATTTCCAGAAAATATGAAATTACTATAGGTACTTTCGGCCACGCCGGTGACGGCAACCTTCACCCGACAATTCTTACCGATAAAAGAGATAAGGAAGAGATGCTGCGTGTTGAGAAAGCTGTGGATGAAATTTTCTCCGTTGCACTGAACCTCGGAGGTACACTCAGCGGAGAACATGGGGTAGGCACTGCAAAAGCCAAATATCTGGAAATGGAATACGGCAGCGGTACAGTGAAATTTATGAAGAATCTTAAAAAAGGTGTAGATGCAGGAAATGTTCTGAATCCCGGAAAAATGGGTTTATAA
- a CDS encoding TRAP transporter large permease: MGPDFLSIAMFVVLLIAVFLGHPLGITLGGLGIIFGLIGYGPGAFFILTSKTYGLMTNYVLVAIPLFILMAQFLDKSGVAEDLYESMYIVFGPVRGGLAMATIVVSTVFAATTGIIGASVVAMGLLAAPTMLSKGYKKELTAGVITAGGTLGILIPPSIMLVVYGGLIGMSVGKLFLAAFIPGITLSILYIIYVGILCYFKPEYGPPLPKEERTHTLKRKIGMTLKSMLPPLFLIFAVLGSIAGGIATPTEAAGLGSVGALILAILNRRANLKFFKDSAYSTLKITCMVMLIFVGANFYTSIFMGLGGGDMFEKLLFSISSNKWVVLAIMMFIMFLLGMFVDWLGILLLCVPIFTPIAVNQLGFDPLWFAMIVCVNLQMSFLTPPFGYALFYLKGVAPEGMHLSHIYRGIIPFVILQLIGLVLIVIFPEIVTWLPDLIMN; the protein is encoded by the coding sequence ATGGGGCCTGATTTTCTTTCTATAGCGATGTTTGTCGTACTTTTAATTGCAGTGTTCCTTGGTCATCCTCTTGGTATAACATTGGGCGGACTGGGGATTATTTTCGGTTTAATCGGTTACGGCCCCGGAGCTTTTTTTATACTGACCAGTAAAACTTATGGTCTTATGACAAATTATGTTCTGGTGGCTATACCTTTGTTTATCTTAATGGCCCAGTTTCTGGATAAATCCGGGGTTGCTGAGGATCTATACGAATCCATGTATATCGTTTTCGGGCCGGTGAGAGGCGGTCTGGCTATGGCAACTATTGTCGTCAGTACTGTTTTTGCAGCTACCACAGGGATAATAGGTGCTTCGGTGGTTGCCATGGGTCTTCTTGCTGCTCCCACAATGCTTTCCAAAGGTTACAAGAAGGAACTTACCGCAGGGGTTATTACAGCAGGAGGGACTCTGGGTATACTTATCCCGCCTTCCATTATGCTTGTTGTTTACGGCGGTCTTATAGGCATGTCTGTGGGAAAACTTTTCCTTGCGGCCTTTATCCCCGGCATTACTCTGTCTATCCTTTACATTATTTACGTCGGTATACTATGTTATTTTAAACCGGAATACGGCCCTCCTTTGCCAAAGGAAGAAAGAACCCATACATTAAAAAGAAAAATTGGTATGACACTGAAATCAATGCTTCCACCGCTGTTTCTTATTTTTGCAGTGCTGGGCAGTATAGCCGGAGGTATTGCAACACCTACCGAAGCGGCCGGTTTGGGCTCAGTTGGTGCACTTATACTTGCAATATTGAACAGAAGAGCCAACCTGAAGTTTTTTAAAGACTCGGCGTACTCCACACTTAAAATCACATGTATGGTTATGCTGATATTTGTGGGTGCAAACTTTTATACATCAATTTTTATGGGACTTGGCGGCGGTGACATGTTTGAAAAGCTGCTGTTTTCCATTAGTTCTAACAAGTGGGTTGTCCTGGCAATTATGATGTTTATCATGTTTTTACTTGGAATGTTTGTGGACTGGCTCGGGATACTGTTGCTTTGTGTGCCTATTTTTACTCCCATTGCGGTAAATCAGCTCGGTTTCGATCCTTTATGGTTTGCAATGATTGTCTGTGTAAATCTGCAAATGTCATTTTTGACTCCTCCGTTCGGCTATGCCTTATTTTATCTCAAGGGGGTGGCACCGGAAGGGATGCATTTGAGTCATATTTACAGAGGGATTATTCCTTTTGTGATTCTGCAGCTTATTGGTTTGGTTCTGATCGTAATATTTCCCGAAATTGTTACCTGGCTGCCTGACCTGATAATGAATTAA
- a CDS encoding TRAP transporter small permease subunit has translation MSALIKLIDSISEFLGKIISYLVYVLLIVVVFEVISRKVFGSPTIWGFEFSFMLYAVMFLLGFGFTLKHKMHIGIDIFYSNMSPRKQGFLDLFTYIIFFFPFIYFAVVSSITFTSQSWQMLEHSQSPWAPPIYPFKTVMPVAFLLLGFQGIAEFLKAIYKIKTGEKYGA, from the coding sequence ATGTCAGCTTTAATTAAATTGATAGACTCAATAAGTGAGTTTTTAGGGAAAATAATCAGCTATCTGGTTTATGTGCTGCTGATTGTTGTCGTATTTGAGGTTATAAGCCGGAAAGTTTTCGGAAGCCCAACTATATGGGGGTTTGAGTTCAGTTTCATGTTATATGCCGTAATGTTTTTGCTTGGATTCGGGTTTACGCTGAAGCATAAGATGCATATAGGCATAGATATTTTCTACTCAAATATGTCACCCAGAAAACAGGGTTTTTTGGATTTGTTTACATATATAATTTTCTTTTTCCCTTTTATCTATTTTGCAGTTGTATCTTCCATAACTTTTACCTCTCAATCGTGGCAGATGCTTGAGCACAGCCAATCGCCGTGGGCGCCACCTATTTATCCCTTTAAGACAGTTATGCCTGTAGCTTTTTTGTTATTGGGATTTCAGGGAATAGCAGAGTTTCTTAAGGCGATTTATAAAATAAAAACAGGAGAAAAGTATGGGGCCTGA
- a CDS encoding TRAP transporter substrate-binding protein has protein sequence MFKKLLLVLTMVLMIFALTVSAAEKKTYNWKLVETYPTGIPWHDTALHFADTVEKITDGQIKIKVYPAGAIVPAFQVFDAVRNRVAEMGFAWPGYWKGKDQAFVAFASVPFGMNNLEFSTWMIAGEGMKLAKELYGKYGLVPLLGGNSGQEMGFFTAKPLQEVGDLKGKKVRTVGWGADILKDMGVSVTPLPGGEIYLAFERGVLDSAEFSTPFVTYPMGFQDIAKNVMVPGWHQTFVQNMFTVNKKVWDDLPENLQQALKIASLETQMWDIARSEKGNAESILKYKKEGVKFNKLSEESLNKLRKTTKEYLDGLRKKSDFLDKVLASQEDFIDLYANWKELKSGVSAYPYEDYMAGQHYE, from the coding sequence ATGTTTAAGAAATTGTTACTTGTTTTAACAATGGTTCTGATGATTTTTGCTTTAACAGTTTCCGCTGCAGAAAAGAAGACTTATAACTGGAAACTGGTTGAGACTTATCCTACAGGGATACCATGGCACGATACGGCTCTGCATTTTGCAGATACCGTGGAAAAGATTACAGACGGCCAGATCAAAATTAAGGTTTACCCTGCGGGGGCTATTGTACCTGCTTTTCAGGTATTCGATGCAGTAAGAAACCGGGTTGCTGAAATGGGTTTTGCATGGCCAGGATACTGGAAAGGCAAAGATCAGGCTTTTGTAGCTTTTGCTTCTGTTCCTTTCGGGATGAATAATCTTGAGTTTTCCACATGGATGATTGCCGGAGAAGGTATGAAGCTGGCAAAAGAATTGTACGGTAAATACGGTTTGGTTCCTCTTTTGGGTGGAAACTCCGGTCAGGAGATGGGCTTTTTCACAGCTAAACCTCTGCAGGAAGTTGGCGACCTTAAAGGAAAGAAAGTAAGGACAGTCGGCTGGGGCGCTGATATTCTGAAAGATATGGGTGTTTCTGTTACTCCACTGCCCGGCGGAGAAATTTACCTTGCTTTTGAAAGGGGCGTTCTTGACTCTGCAGAATTCAGTACTCCTTTTGTAACATATCCAATGGGTTTTCAGGATATAGCTAAGAATGTCATGGTTCCCGGCTGGCACCAGACTTTTGTTCAGAATATGTTCACAGTAAACAAGAAAGTATGGGACGACCTCCCTGAAAACCTGCAGCAGGCTCTGAAAATTGCATCCCTTGAAACACAGATGTGGGATATAGCAAGATCTGAGAAGGGGAATGCCGAGTCTATCCTTAAATACAAAAAGGAAGGCGTGAAATTTAATAAACTCAGTGAAGAATCCCTTAACAAACTTAGAAAGACAACTAAGGAATATCTTGACGGCTTGAGGAAAAAGAGTGATTTCCTTGATAAAGTTCTTGCATCTCAGGAAGATTTTATAGACTTGTATGCGAACTGGAAGGAACTTAAGAGCGGTGTTTCCGCATATCCGTATGAAGACTATATGGCTGGTCAACATTACGAATAA
- a CDS encoding LUD domain-containing protein, producing MPDSKLEQFIKNSQAVENENFCLSKNDLLKSLDEVPFVHLPSFEQYKRCEIDKNGISTACIEADWGVANSGTVIIDSSKEEIRLASSLAEHLQVVLLKSKLVNTIFDIKDYMKNQTEKDNAYIAFITGASRTADIERILTIGVHGPVKMTVFIIKEL from the coding sequence ATGCCCGACTCAAAACTCGAACAATTTATCAAAAACTCACAAGCGGTGGAAAACGAAAATTTTTGTTTATCAAAGAATGATTTATTAAAAAGCCTGGATGAAGTGCCCTTTGTTCATTTGCCATCATTTGAGCAGTATAAAAGATGTGAAATAGATAAAAACGGCATTTCCACAGCCTGCATTGAAGCTGACTGGGGAGTGGCAAATAGTGGAACCGTAATAATTGACAGCAGCAAAGAAGAAATCAGACTCGCCTCTTCTTTGGCTGAGCATTTGCAGGTGGTTCTTTTAAAAAGCAAATTAGTAAATACAATTTTTGACATAAAAGACTACATGAAAAATCAAACGGAAAAGGACAATGCTTATATTGCCTTTATCACAGGCGCAAGCAGAACAGCGGATATAGAACGCATATTGACAATAGGTGTCCATGGCCCGGTTAAAATGACCGTTTTTATAATCAAAGAATTATAG
- the ldhH gene encoding L-lactate dehydrogenase (quinone) large subunit LdhH — MNSFKNKINSKLSDEILYNNLKNFAASYKKSRSAALNGLDFENLRMEINNKRTYSPEYLETLFQRFKDNAEKSGARVFRARTGTDACRYITEVCKTHETEYIVKSKSMTSEEIRLNDYLEKENLKPVETDLGEWILQIAGEHPSHMVMPAIHKSRKQVAEIFSRFTGKEIDKDNIDEMVKTAREFLRDYYFKARVGITGANVAVAQTGAIATVTNEGNARLTSTVPPVHIVLLGYEKLVEDFDTAFDIINLLPKSATGQNISTYVTWMKGCYPSANNQTDIKEVHYVFLDNGRLAFFQHPEFREALKCIRCGSCANICPPYEMVGGHVFGHIYIGAIGLILTALYDGEAKAKDILKLCIGCKACSSICPAGIDLQSIISKLKVIIGEEYGINPVKKTIYSSVIPNSGVFSTALKTASYFQKPLIAKDGRHLKSIPFMPKSKDFRTLPAVASSFFTEKFKKNYKRQQDFKKKVLFYPGCAVEYFYPEMGESLVKILNKAGVKVDIPGKPVCCGLPAIASGDGKDGRKTIHRNLKQMGNPADYDSYLVLCPSCGMAVKEEFPEYTADNPDLYKLSTEIAQKTLSLGMFLKKENISLKVKNGVKVTYHTPCHQARGLGSSASEMLKEILGNNFVELEDSDVCCGFGGTYSIDFAGISSGILNKKIENIRKTEAEIVVTDCPGCIMQIEGGLMKTGIDIKVMHLSQFIDEYIEI; from the coding sequence ATGAACTCATTCAAAAATAAGATTAACAGTAAACTCAGCGATGAAATCCTTTATAACAATCTGAAAAATTTTGCCGCTTCTTATAAAAAATCACGCTCAGCGGCTTTAAACGGACTGGATTTTGAAAATCTCAGAATGGAAATAAACAACAAACGGACTTACTCCCCTGAATATCTGGAGACTCTGTTTCAGCGTTTTAAAGATAATGCTGAAAAAAGTGGTGCCAGGGTTTTCAGAGCAAGAACCGGTACCGATGCATGCAGATACATTACAGAGGTATGCAAAACTCACGAAACAGAATATATCGTAAAATCAAAATCCATGACATCTGAGGAAATAAGGCTCAATGACTATTTGGAAAAAGAAAATTTAAAACCTGTGGAAACAGATTTGGGAGAATGGATACTTCAGATTGCAGGAGAACACCCCTCCCATATGGTAATGCCTGCAATACATAAATCCAGAAAGCAGGTAGCTGAAATATTCAGCAGGTTTACCGGAAAAGAGATAGACAAGGATAATATCGATGAAATGGTAAAAACGGCAAGAGAATTTCTCAGAGACTACTACTTTAAAGCCCGTGTTGGTATCACCGGAGCTAACGTTGCCGTTGCCCAAACAGGCGCTATTGCCACAGTAACCAATGAAGGAAATGCCAGGCTGACATCAACTGTACCACCTGTCCATATTGTTTTACTTGGATATGAAAAACTTGTTGAAGATTTCGATACTGCTTTTGATATAATTAATTTACTCCCCAAAAGCGCTACGGGTCAGAATATCAGCACCTACGTCACCTGGATGAAGGGTTGTTACCCTTCTGCCAATAACCAGACAGATATCAAGGAAGTGCATTATGTTTTTCTGGATAACGGTCGTCTTGCGTTTTTTCAGCACCCTGAATTCAGAGAAGCCCTGAAATGCATTCGCTGCGGCAGTTGTGCAAACATATGTCCGCCTTACGAAATGGTCGGGGGTCATGTTTTCGGACATATTTATATCGGAGCTATAGGGCTTATTCTTACAGCCCTTTACGACGGGGAAGCAAAGGCAAAAGATATACTGAAACTGTGTATTGGCTGCAAGGCCTGTTCTTCAATATGTCCGGCCGGTATAGATCTTCAAAGCATTATTTCAAAACTCAAAGTGATTATTGGCGAAGAGTACGGCATCAACCCAGTGAAAAAAACCATCTATTCCTCTGTAATTCCAAATTCCGGAGTTTTTTCAACAGCCCTTAAAACCGCTTCCTATTTTCAAAAGCCGCTTATAGCAAAAGACGGCAGACACCTGAAATCCATCCCATTTATGCCTAAGAGTAAAGATTTCAGAACTCTCCCTGCAGTGGCCTCATCTTTCTTTACTGAAAAATTCAAAAAAAATTACAAAAGGCAGCAGGACTTCAAAAAGAAGGTACTGTTTTATCCGGGATGTGCTGTGGAATATTTTTATCCGGAAATGGGCGAATCACTAGTAAAAATCTTAAACAAAGCCGGTGTAAAGGTTGATATACCAGGCAAACCTGTCTGCTGCGGTCTGCCTGCAATAGCTTCCGGGGATGGAAAAGACGGAAGAAAAACTATTCACAGAAACCTGAAACAAATGGGCAACCCGGCAGATTATGATTCTTATCTTGTGCTCTGCCCGAGCTGCGGAATGGCTGTAAAAGAAGAATTTCCCGAATATACAGCAGACAACCCCGATTTATATAAGCTTTCTACAGAAATCGCACAAAAAACATTGTCGCTTGGAATGTTTTTGAAAAAAGAAAATATCAGCCTCAAGGTTAAAAACGGGGTGAAAGTTACATATCATACACCCTGCCATCAGGCCAGAGGACTCGGTTCTTCTGCCAGCGAGATGCTGAAGGAAATCCTCGGGAACAATTTTGTCGAGCTTGAAGACAGTGATGTATGCTGCGGTTTCGGCGGCACCTATTCCATTGACTTTGCAGGGATTTCATCCGGGATACTGAATAAAAAAATAGAAAATATCAGAAAAACCGAAGCAGAAATTGTGGTTACAGATTGTCCCGGATGTATTATGCAAATCGAAGGCGGACTTATGAAAACAGGAATCGACATCAAAGTAATGCATCTGTCACAGTTTATTGATGAATATATAGAAATATAA